A segment of the Nilaparvata lugens isolate BPH chromosome X, ASM1435652v1, whole genome shotgun sequence genome:
ATCACCGAATTTGAAACTAGAATTCTTTCCTTTCTCTACATTAGGTATTGAGTTGAAAGTCCACAAATTTATTAAGCCTATCTCCCATTCAGTTTCGCTTGAAAGTTCTAGTACTTCTGGTAAAGTTTCATAAAGCTCACTCGTATCTGATGATAATGTTATAACAACCATTTTATAGATCCTTCTCTCAGCATTCAACACTTATAACTGATTACAAAGAAACAAGAGACATAGATGTCCGCATATATTCGAAGTATGTGATTGTACCTGATCgatattataatagatattaatatTCTTTTGTTTACACCAGTAATCTACTAACATTTTCGGAGGCTGTAAATTCCCTATaggatcaaaatagtaaacattaTCAGCTATTTTATGATAGGCTACCCAATGTGATCCAACTCCACTATCTCTATCCAAATTTactattatcatttcattagtAAGTACTCTATCCGGTAGCTTGTTCAACATATAAACACCGCGTAATGGTATTTTTAATAGTTTAGCTAAAATTAGCAAATCAAAGTTTGATAATGCTTTATCTAActttaaataattcattttcgtgTTTTTCTAATACGTTTCCTTTTAacttttctccttttctttttctttcctaCTAGTCCGATTGCACCGAATGGAATATGTGTTCTTGCTGTGTTCAATAACCTACCTCCTCCATAATACTGCGGATATGGCTTTAAATAATATCCTCTTCCTTTTACATGTGTTTTGAGTTGCTTAATAGTCTCTTTACGAATTAAATCACTTTTCATGGTGGATGGTTTTCTCACTGAATACCTttcactttttctttttctacctCTCCTACCTATACGATGAATACCAGAACCAATAGCTTTCTTAGTCTTCATTGCAAGAtttaccaaataactcaatgcTTTCTCAGGAAGTGGTGTACTTGAATCTTTAAAAATTTCCCAAGCTTTATCAGCTAATATACCATCAGCTTTCGAACGTGTTTCGTTATCGCTGAACTGACTGTAGGCTATGTCATGTATCTTACACGCTCTgtccaatgaatttattcccGGGTCACCTCTTGCTAATCGCTTTTCCAACTTGGTGCCAGGGCCACAATACTGGTATGAAAATGGATGAATTTCAACTGGTAAAATATCGATCCCTTTATTAATTACGCTAGATGCAATACTACCGAGTTTAGATAATAATCCACTACCAATAATACcactttttttgaattttttagacTTGATATGACTATGCGAACTAACCTTTCCTTTACATCCAACTTTAACCATACTATCACTTAGACAGTCACTGTTACACTAATCAAAACTAGAAACTTACATTCAACTACCTAACTTGAAAGAATGACATTCATAACATCTGCTAGTCATCTTTCAATCTGTAATACAAAACTGTTTCGTTTTGTTTAAAAGTAGATCAATATTAACATCAATAACATCAAATTGTGGGTTTACACAATTGTtgattacattataattattataaaagttacATATATTTCGATAGGgatcaatcaatgaagaataccAGTCATTAAgctcattttcaaatgatttagaTATTTTCTTGATACCTATCGCTGAAATAATACaagattttaaataaaataaagtactAGTCTTTGTTTTTTCCATATCTAGCAAGTGTTTAGAAAATTCATCTGATTCAATATTGTCGCTATCTTGCATTCTATTGCTATTATTTGTTTGAAGCGATATATTGAACTGAagtatatttgtaaaatttgatgAAGCCAAGTCACACCTACagactttattataatttgcatataatagaataattattgcaaaccAATATAACATTACAGTGAAAATAcaaatcatttttaataaattgattgaatatgaaattttgGTTTTAGACATGCTATTATTTTCACACTCATCAGATTCATTTTGTAATAACATTTTGTGTCTGAACTACTCAAAGCTCTAACTAAGACTGGTAAATGTAAGTttgttaaatttaaatatacAGTCTTTACTAAATAGCAGAGTAAGAACTAACTATTGATCTCACACACATGTTTGAACATGCAAGTGAAgtactgattcattattcaGTATACGCATTGTTGCTTAACCAGTCATCGTCTTCTTATACATGTTCAAACATGTATGTGAAACGTTGTTAGCAGACTTTTTGCTTTTACTGTTCAATACGAAAAAGTATAAATATAAGTTCAGATCAGGAAAATCTTCACTCCTTAGTGATTCTTCAAGAAGGAAGCAACTACTTTAAAGTgttaacatcatcatcatcatcatcatcactagcAGGACTGTAGCAGTAATCAACTCTATCATTAATTGAAAGGTGAGTGAATAATCTACATATTAAATTTAAACTCGCtttatttcaaattgagaaattttgaTACAAATATTGATTATATCTTATGTATGAAACAGATGTGACATATCAACACAGAGGTTAAGTTAAATCGAGAAATTTTGATACAATTGTTTATGTAGTTGTAACTATCTTTTTTCTGTTAATAAATTCAACTGTACTCAAAcatatgaaaacaaaataatgtgaCATATCAACACAGACATTAAgccaaatcaagaaattttgATACATTTGATTATATAGTTGTGACTATCTTTTCTGTGAATAAATTTAACTGTACTCAAATTGTTAAGAGTCTAATGTTTAAACTCGCtttatttcaaattgagaaattttgaTACAAATATTGATTATATCTTATGTATGAAACAGATGTGACATATCAACACAGAGGTTAAGTTAAATCGAGAAATTTTGATACAATTGTTTATGTAGATGTAACTATCTTTTTTctgttaataattcaactgtaCTCAAATTGTTAAGAGTCTAATGTTTAATATATCCTTTCTAGACTTAGGAATAGTCTATTAAGATTGGTAACCATTACCGATATCTCCTTCCCTTTTATCACTCTGTTTACTAGTCGATGTTTTGCTTTTAGTTTAAATTTTGATCTGTTAAATGAATCTAAGCTTTTagtttaaattttgttatcatatcCTTTCAAGAGTTTAGGTGGTACAGTCTATTAGTGTGAGGTCAGTAACCGTTACCGATAACTCCTTCCCTTTTATCACTCTGTTTACTAGTCGATGTTTtgcttttagttttaattttgatcTGTTAATGAATCTAAgcttttagttttaattttgatcTGTTAAATGAAtctaagttttttttatttagccAGCACGAATATCTCCTTGGGAGGAAAATactaatttctttatttttttgattcaataaatgtaGAATATAGCTATCCCCCCACTGAGTCTTCACAAATCTAGCCTTTATAATAGGGTATTCAAATACGGTACTTAATGTTTGTGCAGATATACAACGTTTTGCTACATATGTTTGTGcacaattaaatttattcacagaAAAGATGATGTTTtgcttttagttttaattttgatcTGTCACAGAAAAGATAAAGTTTTGCTTTTAGTTTAAATTTTGATCTGTTAAATGAATCTAAGCTTTTagtttaaattttgttatcatatcCTTTCAAGAGTTTAGGTGGTACAGTCTATTAGTGTGAGGTCAGTAACCGTTACCGATAACTCCTTCCCTTTTATCACTCTGTTTACTAGTCGATGTTTtgcttttagttttaattttgatcTGTTAAATGAAtctaagttttttttatttagccAGCACGAATATCTCCTTGGGAGGAAAATactaatttctttatttttttgattcaataaatgaagaatatagCTATCCCCCCACTGAGTCTTCACAAATCTAGCTTTTATAATAGGGTATTCAAATACGGTACTTAATGTTTGTGCAGATATACAACGTTTTGCTACATATGTTTGTGcacaattaaattttttaacAGAAAAAGTTGCTTCATCCTCATCAAGCTCATCCGAACTTGATGAGGATGAAGATTTACTCACCCTCGTGACAGCGGTCTCCTCGTCAACAATAGGACCATGTGTAGTCGGTTTTGTGATGGTAGCTGAAGAAGTAGTCGCTTTCGAGATGATAGACGTGGACGGTTCGGAgatgagaggagaagaagttgTCTCGTCAGCAGGCGTGGAAGTAGACGCTTTTGAGATAGTAGACGTGGACGGCTCGGAgatgagaggagaagaagttgTCTCGTCAGCAGGCGTGGAAGTAGACGCTTTTGAGATAGTAGACGGTTCGGTGATAGGAGGAGAAGATGCAATCGGTTGAAATCCTGGTGGTGAAGGTGCAACCGGACCGGGAATGGTTTGCATCATTCCTAATCCGGGAAATGCTTGATTGAAAAGATGAGGATTGCTCCATATATTATACGGGAATCCCCACGGTATCTGCGGTATTGTCGAAGGAGCTGGCGAAGACGTCATCTTCGGTGTAGCTGCTACACTCGAGTATGTTACCTGAAATTAATTAAAGATAATTTATAGTAGATCATGTACTAAATGATTGGTAACTAGCTTGCCTGATGAACTTCATTCTGTTTAGAAGTTAATATATCTCATATCATATTTAACTTTATttgatgaatcatgaaatttatcaatcaatattccAATACAAACTTccttcatattttcaatttctaatttgaaCTTTAACACATTTAAATCTGAAACAAGTTTTTGtgtatatatttgaaatatgaaataaattttgtaatttgttATAGCATTAGATATTTACTACTAATTTAAGTTGAGAAAGAGTTATATTATTAAGTTAGTTTATGTAAATAGTTTCAGTAGTTATTGATTAAACTTACCATTGGCTGATCCATAGCAACGTTCTTGGTCGAATCAGTAGTGCTAGTAGATGACATTTTCATCAGATGAATACTATGATTCAAATCAAAACTTTGAGTGcttttatactaaaaattttctCCTTCTACACTCTGAAATCTAATGGTGGGATATCGTCTTCCGTAATTCTGAATTGGAAGGGGTGTATTTCATTACCTTGATGAAAATAGCAAGGCTAACACATCCTTGTACTTAAATTAGAAGTTGTATATGTTAATGCTACTTGTAAGTACAGTTAAGCCTATGTACTGAATTTCCTGTCTTTATGATATACATGATTAGACTGCATTCAAGTACAGTGCATCTAACAAAGAAGTCGAT
Coding sequences within it:
- the LOC120355062 gene encoding endochitinase A-like; protein product: MKMSSTSTTDSTKNVAMDQPMVTYSSVAATPKMTSSPAPSTIPQIPWGFPYNIWSNPHLFNQAFPGLGMMQTIPGPVAPSPPGFQPIASSPPITEPSTISKASTSTPADETTSSPLISEPSTSTISKASTSTPADETTSSPLISEPSTSIISKATTSSATITKPTTHGPIVDEETAVTRVSKSSSSSSSDELDEDEATFSVKKFNCAQTYVAKRCISAQTLSTVFEYPIIKARFVKTQWGDSYILHLLNQKNKEISIFLPRRYSCWLNKKNLDSFNRSKLKLKAKHRLVNRVIKGKELSVTVTDLTLIDCTT